The sequence GTGAGGTGCGGCGGCTCCGTCATATCCCGAGCCCCGCGACCCCGCCACAACCGCCGCGCCTGCTCCCCTGGACGATGTGAGGCGCTGAATCATCCCCCCCGTGCCGGAGGGATGTCTGTCTTCAACACCGCGCCCCCGCCCCGGGGGCCGCGCTAGGCGGAGCCTTCCGTCAGCATCTGCTGGATCTCCGCGCCGGGGATGACATAGCGCGTCGTGCAGAACTGGCAGGTGGCCTCCGCCTGGCCTTCCTTCTCCAGCAAATCCTGGAGCTCCTCGCGGCCCATGGCGAGCAGCGCCAGCTTCACGCGGTCGCGGCTGCACGAGCAGGTGAAGCGCAGGGGGTAGCGGGACATGATCTCCAGGTCCGCCTCCGGCACCAGCGAGCGCAGGAGCGTGAGCGCCCCGTCGTTCGCGTGCGCCTGCACCGCCGTCTGGAACTGCGCCTTGAGCCGGGTGCCCAGGGCCTTGAAGGCCTCCCGGTCCCCGTTGGGCAGGGGCTGCACGAGCAGCCCCACCACCGTGGCGAGCGGATCCTCCTGGCCGTCCACCGTGCCGGGCAGCTGCGCCATCAAGAGGTGCGAGGGCACCTGATCCGACTGGTGGAAGTAGCGCTCCAGGTCCGCCACCAGGTCGAAGTGCTCCAGCTCCACGGACGAGCGGTAGTACTCGCCGCCGCCCTGGTCGCGCAGCACGGACAGGAAGCCCTGGTTCCCGAGCACCGGGCGCCAGTGGTACTTCCCTTCCGTCCCCACGTACTCCACCAGGGTGTTCTTCACGTAGCCGCGCACGACGCCGTTCGCGTCGCCGTCCACGAAGAGGCCGCGCAGGGGGCCGTCGCACTCCAGTTGCACGTTGATCCGGGAGTCCGTGCCCTTCCTCAGCGAGCCCATGAGGGCGGCGGCGGTGAGGCCCTGGGACAGCAGGGCGGCGGAGGCCGGCATGCTCTGGTGCGTGGCGCGGGCCTGGCGGGACAGGGCCCCGGTGGTGGCGAGGACGAGGCGCAGGTCCGACGCCTTCAACAATCCACTGACAAGCTCATCGGGCATAGGGCTGGTTAGCGTGCCCCACCCGTCCGCGCCCGCCAACGGAAGAGGGGCGGGGGCGGGACGCCCGCCTGGCGGCCAGCAGCCAGGGCGGGGGGATGGCATCGCCCGGGCTTATGAGTGGGTGTCTTGCGGCTGGCACGGCCGGGTGCGGAAGAAATCCAGCGGGCGTGACGGAACGGCTATAAACCGCCCGTTGGCCGTAGCACCCAGGCCCTGACTTGGGCTCGCGGGGGTCCTCACCCCACCCATCCGCGCGCCCCGCTGGAGACTCGATGAGCACCCAAGCCACCGCCGAAGCCATCACCGACCGGACG comes from Corallococcus macrosporus and encodes:
- a CDS encoding Hsp33 family molecular chaperone HslO — encoded protein: MPDELVSGLLKASDLRLVLATTGALSRQARATHQSMPASAALLSQGLTAAALMGSLRKGTDSRINVQLECDGPLRGLFVDGDANGVVRGYVKNTLVEYVGTEGKYHWRPVLGNQGFLSVLRDQGGGEYYRSSVELEHFDLVADLERYFHQSDQVPSHLLMAQLPGTVDGQEDPLATVVGLLVQPLPNGDREAFKALGTRLKAQFQTAVQAHANDGALTLLRSLVPEADLEIMSRYPLRFTCSCSRDRVKLALLAMGREELQDLLEKEGQAEATCQFCTTRYVIPGAEIQQMLTEGSA